From Ignavibacteria bacterium, one genomic window encodes:
- a CDS encoding thioredoxin domain-containing protein, translated as MPIEPHTNRLAHEQSPYLLQHASNPVAWYPWSNEAFEQARAENKPVFVSIGYATCHWCHVMAHESFEDETVAAYLNEHYICIKVDREERPDVDAICMDVCQSLTGHGGWPLTIMMDADRRPFFAGTYFPRYSFGNRLGFLDLLQRLKEVWVLDHARVIDTAREITESLTKQAEADFRGNVPPDVIEIAVDHHKRMYDDVYGGFSVKPKFPSPHHLLLLLRSAVTLDDKGLLSMVCTTLDAMRAGGIYDQVGYGFHRYSTDRQWLVPHFEKMLYDQAMMMMAYTDAWQITRDELYRSVVVEIAEYLRREMTSESGAFFSAQDADSEGVEGKFYVWNANEWSDASPELQSLLNVRADGNFHDEATGNPSEDNIPHVEIGRLRELMSNEEWTSFRVTLLERRAQRIPPLTDDKILADWNGLMIGALARAGRAFSDPTLTSMAERAYSAFTHPVVFHRTRNGHSAVPSMLDDHAMMGWAGMELYQTTGAVSYLRDALENADIILERFADDNGALYLISRDVTDVPVRQKQGYDSAYPCGNSMAALLFASLGAITNNRRYREAAQACINTYGTQLAKYAPGFCMLLCAWDTLAVGSTEIVFNGAMDSPFITQARTYISSVYRPRAYFIHRPSDEQGASLLREASYPFDVSPENSVLICTDYTCALPITEIELLVTGY; from the coding sequence ATGCCGATTGAACCCCACACGAACCGGCTTGCACACGAACAATCGCCGTACCTCCTTCAACACGCTTCCAATCCGGTAGCATGGTACCCATGGAGTAACGAAGCATTCGAACAAGCTCGTGCGGAGAACAAACCTGTTTTCGTCAGTATCGGCTATGCCACGTGCCACTGGTGTCACGTTATGGCACATGAGTCGTTTGAGGACGAGACGGTAGCGGCCTACCTCAACGAACATTACATCTGTATCAAGGTCGACCGAGAAGAACGTCCGGATGTCGATGCCATTTGCATGGATGTCTGTCAGTCACTCACCGGTCACGGCGGCTGGCCGCTCACGATCATGATGGATGCAGACAGGCGCCCCTTTTTCGCCGGGACCTATTTCCCGCGATACTCGTTTGGGAATCGACTCGGATTTCTCGATCTGTTGCAGCGACTGAAGGAGGTCTGGGTTCTTGATCACGCCCGTGTCATCGATACGGCACGGGAGATCACAGAGTCGCTCACGAAGCAGGCCGAAGCCGATTTCCGCGGCAATGTACCGCCGGATGTGATCGAGATCGCTGTTGACCACCATAAGCGGATGTATGACGACGTCTATGGTGGATTCTCGGTGAAGCCCAAGTTCCCGTCACCGCATCATCTCCTTCTTCTTCTTCGCAGTGCCGTGACCCTCGATGATAAGGGGCTCCTCAGCATGGTCTGTACAACACTTGATGCGATGCGAGCCGGCGGGATCTATGATCAGGTGGGATATGGGTTCCATCGGTACAGCACGGACCGACAGTGGTTGGTGCCACATTTCGAAAAGATGCTCTATGATCAGGCCATGATGATGATGGCCTATACCGATGCGTGGCAGATAACTCGCGATGAATTGTATCGATCGGTAGTGGTGGAGATCGCCGAGTACCTCAGACGAGAGATGACGAGCGAATCAGGCGCGTTCTTCTCTGCGCAGGATGCCGATAGCGAGGGTGTAGAAGGGAAGTTCTATGTCTGGAATGCGAACGAGTGGAGTGATGCATCTCCGGAGTTGCAGTCGCTCTTGAACGTACGAGCCGACGGGAATTTCCATGATGAAGCAACGGGAAATCCGAGTGAAGACAATATCCCGCACGTGGAGATCGGAAGACTTCGCGAGCTGATGTCAAACGAAGAGTGGACCTCATTCCGCGTAACACTTCTGGAACGACGAGCTCAGCGTATTCCGCCTCTCACGGATGACAAGATCCTTGCGGATTGGAATGGGCTGATGATCGGCGCTCTTGCTCGCGCCGGACGCGCATTCAGCGATCCAACATTGACGTCGATGGCCGAACGGGCGTATTCCGCGTTCACGCATCCCGTAGTGTTTCATCGAACGCGCAACGGACATTCAGCAGTACCAAGCATGCTGGATGATCATGCGATGATGGGCTGGGCAGGAATGGAGTTGTATCAGACAACCGGCGCAGTGTCCTATCTCCGTGATGCCCTCGAGAATGCCGATATCATCCTCGAACGATTTGCAGACGACAACGGAGCCCTGTACCTCATATCACGCGATGTGACCGATGTACCCGTCCGCCAAAAGCAAGGATATGATAGTGCCTATCCATGTGGAAACAGCATGGCAGCACTTCTCTTCGCCAGCCTCGGTGCGATCACCAACAATCGTCGCTACCGGGAAGCAGCTCAAGCGTGCATCAACACCTACGGCACCCAACTAGCGAAGTATGCACCCGGCTTCTGTATGCTGCTGTGTGCATGGGATACTCTTGCCGTTGGGTCAACAGAGATCGTGTTCAATGGGGCAATGGATAGCCCCTTTATCACCCAAGCACGCACATACATCTCATCCGTGTATCGTCCGAGAGCCTATTTCATCCATCGTCCGTCTGATGAACAAGGGGCTTCTCTTCTCCGCGAAGCATCATACCCCTTCGATGTCTCACCAGAGAACTCGGTCCTCATCTGCACAGACTATACGTGTGCGTTGCCGATAACAGAGATCGAGTTGCTAGTTACTGGTTACTAG
- a CDS encoding NAD-dependent epimerase/dehydratase family protein, protein MRITLVTGANGEIGHSLLETLAASGDRKIIALDLAPLADDLRPMVSVALQGDVSDPAMVAEIEKHDVEEIYHLAALLSTSSEKNPALAHHVNVNGTMGLLLMARRIGTRTGRVVTFLFPSTIAVYGMPSLETKNAAGAVTEFEYLQPTTMYGINKVYCEQLGGYMSDRFGQLTDEAGKKVLDFRALRFPGLISATTVPTGGTSDYAPEMIHAAAQGKAYACFVRPDARIPFMAMPDGVKALLDLAAAPAENLTQRVYNIGAFSPSAEEIAVKVKEAFPGAEITYAPHPKRQAIIDSWCADVNDEAARRDWGWKPDYDMQRAFDEYLIPTISGVYAD, encoded by the coding sequence ATGAGAATTACACTCGTCACCGGCGCCAATGGAGAAATTGGCCACAGTCTTCTTGAAACACTTGCGGCGAGTGGTGATCGGAAGATCATTGCATTGGATCTTGCTCCGCTGGCTGATGACCTGCGCCCCATGGTGTCGGTTGCACTTCAGGGTGATGTTTCGGATCCTGCCATGGTTGCAGAGATCGAGAAGCACGACGTAGAAGAGATATACCACCTTGCGGCGTTGCTCTCAACGAGTTCGGAGAAGAATCCGGCTCTTGCGCATCATGTGAATGTGAATGGGACGATGGGGCTTCTGCTCATGGCACGACGTATCGGTACGCGCACGGGCAGGGTTGTGACGTTCTTGTTCCCAAGCACGATCGCAGTGTACGGAATGCCGTCTCTCGAAACGAAGAATGCGGCCGGAGCTGTTACGGAGTTCGAATACCTGCAGCCAACAACGATGTATGGCATCAACAAGGTCTACTGCGAACAGTTGGGCGGCTACATGAGTGACCGTTTTGGTCAACTCACGGATGAAGCAGGGAAGAAGGTGCTGGATTTCCGAGCACTGCGTTTCCCCGGACTCATCTCGGCAACAACGGTTCCAACGGGCGGAACGAGTGACTATGCGCCGGAGATGATCCACGCCGCAGCCCAAGGAAAGGCCTATGCGTGTTTTGTTCGACCTGATGCACGCATTCCGTTCATGGCAATGCCGGACGGAGTGAAGGCACTTCTCGATCTGGCTGCAGCACCTGCAGAGAACCTCACACAACGCGTGTACAACATTGGAGCATTCTCACCATCTGCGGAAGAGATCGCCGTCAAGGTAAAGGAAGCATTCCCGGGCGCAGAGATCACCTATGCACCACATCCGAAACGTCAGGCCATCATCGATTCATGGTGCGCGGATGTGAACGACGAAGCTGCGAGACGTGATTGGGGATGGAAGCCGGACTACGATATGCAACGTGCCTTTGACGAATACCTGATCCCGACGATCTCCGGCGTCTATGCCGATTGA